aaaaaaaaaaaaaccacgtGAATGTTGCCAAATTAAACTTCAACTATTTAGTTGAAAAGCGGTGTCTCCTTTTAGGTATGCATAGCTATTTCATTTCACTGTTGCTTATTTGTATGAAACTTTGAATCCTTTTTTCCCCTAAACTAGGTTTTAGGCACATGAGGATTTTGTTTCTCTGTATAGATTTCCATGGTTCATCATCTGAACTGACAGCTAAACATATTGGCATTCAGTCAAAGAACCTGTGGTAGTTGTGCGCTTTACATTGTGGCACGTGAAGATTAGAAACCATCTTAGAACTTCCAATTTTGGTACATTTAATTTGCTTACACTTTTCTCATATCTTCAATTGACATGGTTTCCCTATTAtccttcatctatttttttctgttgtacttctaaaaaaaaaaaatatttttgttgccATGACTTGATGATTCTTTTTCTGGGGGCCAGTTCACTTTTGTCTCCACTAAATAAGCATGTGAATTCCAGTTACCAAATTGTAAATCAAAAGGTGATGTCTACATTGTTGATTTGATCAGCACTTGACAAGCACAATCATGTTATACATGCATGGACGTGGGCAGGTTTCCTTGTTATGAATTATTCTAGGGTTGGCTTGGACAAATACTTTCATAATTTCTGATGTACCATCCAGTTTGTCTGACACATCGAAAAAAAGGAACATACttctttgttataaaaaatctaGCGGCTCTTTAATATATTCTGATTGTTGAACGTGTTTTGGAAATTTGCCTTctgattttttcttaatcttatatatattttgtttctcCTCCTTGCAGGTGATCCCTTGTGCTGTGCTATCATTTTTAATTCATCCCACAACACAGCATCATATCTTGAACAGGATTTTCTGGGCCTTCTGTGTTTATCTTGAAGCTGTTTCAGTGCTACCTCAGCTGCGGGTCATGCAGAACACAAAGGTATGTTTTAAAGTAACTCTTGCCTGCCCTATTATTTATTCCATGCTGATGGTGCACCATGCATGGCACTTTaggctttcttttttaaataatttcataaatggCGTTTTGACAACCTTGTTTCCTCatctttgatttttcaaattctcagaTTGTGGAACCATTCACTGCACATTATGTCTTTGCACTGGGTGTCGCAAGGTTCTTGAGTTGTGCACACTGGCTTCTCCAGGTTAGATACGATTCTTGAGATATGATTCAATTTCTGTATCTTCTTAATTAAATGTAATTAAGTGCTAGGTTAATTTTGCTACAgccttttgatatttaaaacaTACTAAGAGTTACTGTGTCTGACACTTGCCAGCTTGGCAGATATGTCAAATAGCGAGGGGAGACTTGCAAATAGATTGACCGTCGAATTCAAAATGTCTAACACTAATATAATTGATTTGAGGAACGACTATGACACCTTTTGAACCAGAGACCTCTATTTCTTTATGGACAAATAGACATGCAGATAGCCATCGTGCTGTTAGTATCTCAGTGAGCTTTTTTATGGTCTAGATCATAACCCGCACTATACACGGATTTATATTCTCTTGGTTTGAGCTTCTTGTTTGTGGGAAAATGAGAGATTATGGTTTTACTGGACATTTTTGGATGATGTTCTTATACATCAAGCCAGCGTCTTTAAACGATAATAACAACTAAAGAACATCCGGAATTTTCCACAAACTTATAAgctaaaatctttaaatattcATACCTTTCAGCTTGCAACgtctttttttacaagtaataaagTATATTTACTGATTTTGCCCCAAAAATGCATAAACCAACAGTTATGATCACCAATCACATAAACCTTCATAACACATTATTCAGCTATAACATCttgaagatgagaaaataagatcaattctaaaaaaaaatatgaatttatcttttatttagaCAAAACTTCAGAGTAATCCTTTTATAGGCACAGTTGTGACAAAGCTTTCATGCGCATCTATTTATTTTCCtgttaaaacaaaattaattgttGTCCTAAGGTGTGGTAATAATTACCAACACAAATTTAGTTTCTTAGATTAACCTTTCCTTCTTTTGCGCAGGTATTGGATACCAGAGGCCGCTTGCTGACAGCTTTGGGTTATGGTTTGTGGCCTTCTATGGTTCTCCTCTCTGAAATTGTCCAGACTTTTATTCTTGCTGATTTTTGCTACTACTATGTGAAAAGGTAGGTGAAATACTTTGATTTTGCAAATTCCTTGTATGTTACACTTGTGGATCACTGCTAAATTTTTCTGTGGATGCAGCATTTTTGGCGGACAACTTGTTCTGCGACTCCCCTCGGGGGTGGTGTAAGCTTTGTGATACTTCAAATTTTTGGTATATATCTAGTTCAGCAGAAACATTCTACATCAGCAACTTAACTATGTAATGTAGTATTTAGCAGTTGTTGGGATGTTTGGTTGGATAGTTTATTCTTGACGAGTATGGTGGTTCAGGAGTTATCCTCAATGTTTTAAATCCATATATTTCTAGTTCTTAACATGAACGTTAACCTATCAGGATTCAGTTCTACATTAATGTCTGTCTCGCTCAACTGTTCAGCTACCCTGTCTTTGTAGGGATTCTCACCGTATGAGGAGATCAAAGATCGAATTGGAGAGTCTTCGGGGAAAGTAGGCAATTCTCATTGCCGACTTGTCTTTTACATCTAGAGATGCTGATTAATAATAACTACAGTACCGATAATAAGAAgagtaggtttttttttattcgaagcaagcatattatagatatatttaataattacatgATACAAGAGTCAAAAGGGTAGAAGGCCCCAACTTTCATCTCAAATCAGCAAATACAATacaagaaaagaggaaaaaaaaaggatcttGGGTAAATGACTAGATCCCATCCATTTTCTACAAATGGAAGCTACATGAATTGGTTTTGATATAGTTCGATAAATGGACTGTAATACTACGATTGAAAGCTGCAGAGAGATGTTTTGTGTTGCATTCTGCTAGTCTAAACTGGTTAAAAGTTACTTTCAATACTTCTTTCCCACGTTTTCGTCCGTTTTCATAGCATCGTGCTAGACATTTTGCTAGAAAAACTCTGCTCATCCTCTAGTTTTCAAATCGCACGACACACACCTGACGTGGCAAACCCGATTTGAAAGCCACGTCAAGGTTTGGACTCTCTCTCGCCCAAACTGCAAACGAAGCCCTTCTCCCTCTCTACGAAGAAACCCTTCTCCTTAACCCAAACAAAACCCGACCCctcactctccctctctgtcTGCATTTCTCCCTCACCTAGACGAAGCCCCCCACCAGAATTACTCTCCCTCTCTATGAAGAAACATTGCTCCCTCATTTAGAGGAAAGCCCACCACCCTCACTCTCCCTTCTCTGCCCAGCCCCCCAATCCTCATAGTCCTTTCTCTGCAAAGCCCCCCCACCCTCACACAGTCCCTTCGTTCTCTAACCCTGAAACTCTAGAAACCTTCAATCTCCCAGATGAAGCCCCCTAACCCCTAAACCTTCAATCTCAATCTTCCTCACCCTCTTCAGTGCTTTGAGCCCCTTCCTCACCCCCTTtgaggctctctctctctctctctctcatcgagtCCTCTGTCTCTCTTACCGAGTCTTGTAAGGTTCTCATGCTGAcacaaatttggttaaattgttTTGCTGTTATACATTGATTTGGTAGAGTTTTATTGCTCTTATACACTGATTTGATAGAATTTTATTACTCTTATACATTGATTTGGTTTAAATTGTTGTTATACACTGATTTGGGTAATTTTGTTGTTATGCACGGATTTATGGTGAAGAAGAACGTGTgttttttttgtggggggggggACACGTATCAACAAGTAGCACATGTAGACAAAAAAATTTCTCCGTTAGTCAATGGAATATGCACATTTTTTGCAAAAAACTTCTCTGTTAGTCAATGGAATATGCACATTTTTTGTGTGAAactttatattcttaaaaatttGAATGCGTAATGCTAGAAGTACAAATAGATTTaagtacaaataaattttataaaagtaagcTTACAAATAGATGTAGTttcatgtgatatgttagatttgttttataataaaagtaattttacaatctaacgtatcatattaaactatattagtttataaatatattttttatgaaatacctttataactaaaatatttctctatttgaatagtaaaaaacaTAAGCTAATAATTATGTAAGAAATACTTTCccaatttaacaagaaaaaaaatatctggtTGACCgaaaaaatatagttatatacaagtatcttgaagaaatattatGCAAACAGTAAATAGTTTCTTGAAATAGTTTCTAGAAATTGcagaataaataattcatagATTACATGAGAAATGCTACTTATTATATCTCTACACCACACATGcattatgttatttattatttttgtcattttatttaaacacacatatttacaatttaatatatgagtttaaataaaaggccgataaaaatgacaaattatatgtCGATAGAGTCGTGTTACATACAGTCCCTGTTGAGGGCTTGCATGGCTACGAAATGAATGTTTATGTCATTTACCTTATGATTTTGGACAATAGAGTCATGCTACATACAGTCTCCGTTGGGGGCTTGCATGGCCACAAAATGGATGTTTATGTCATTTACCCTATGATTGTGATCAAATGTCAAAAATATCCTCCACTTTATCTTTCTCTATCAAGCAATGAGACATAACTCTCTGCACTTTCATTCTTATCTCTCTTCCCAGAACACGGGCCAAGACACGTTGACCTATAGCAAAGTGACCATGCGTTTGAGTGTTTGAAAATAGATCTCTATCGTTTGAGTTCCCTCTGCATCTCCTCCACCACTGTCAGCTAGTATAGTCTCATTCGAAGCATTTGAGTGCTCTGAAAATAGATCTCATCCTCCAAAAACAGATGCTTAAAAATAGACCACTTCAAAGATGGATccagttgaatttttttctgaaattttaGTTTCCAATGAGAAAAACTTTGATTGCTCATCTATAAAAGAATCATTCCAATATTTTCCATAGGTAATTTTCCCATCAGGATTATCATAAGAGCGATCTTGCATTCTTGAACTAATATACCCATTTGAAAAATCATCTTGAATATCAAGAGATCCAGGTCTAAATTGAATAGTATCTTCTTCACTAACTAAATCTCGACAGCCGAGGAGATTGTTTGGACCTTCATGTGACTCTTCCTTTGAGACGTCAAGAAGAAGATGAGTGTGATTTGACTTCAGACATTTCTTAATGTGATGATTTCTTTGCATGCAAAATGAACACGGTCGTCCAGCAATTTCAGTGCAAGGAAAACAAAGATGTTTCAATGCGATTTGACTCAGGAGAAGAATCTTGGACAATTAAAATAGTAGCCAAGCTAAACGACAGGTTTTTACTTCTATGCAT
This genomic interval from Juglans microcarpa x Juglans regia isolate MS1-56 chromosome 4D, Jm3101_v1.0, whole genome shotgun sequence contains the following:
- the LOC121261607 gene encoding ER lumen protein-retaining receptor erd-2.2-like isoform X2, coding for MVTVHTLTSKPTNQHTECRAQRRREEESESDWERRGEESMKGGKRPIQAVATWARRQPPKIKVFLAVASAMVALVFLRMIVHDHDNLFVAAEAVHALGISVLIYKLTKEKTCAGLSLKSQELTALFLAVIPCAVLSFLIHPTTQHHILNRIFWAFCVYLEAVSVLPQLRVMQNTKIVEPFTAHYVFALGVARFLSCAHWLLQVLDTRGRLLTALGYGLWPSMVLLSEIVQTFILADFCYYYVKSIFGGQLVLRLPSGVV